Proteins encoded by one window of Lathyrus oleraceus cultivar Zhongwan6 chromosome 1, CAAS_Psat_ZW6_1.0, whole genome shotgun sequence:
- the LOC127112995 gene encoding glycine-rich protein DOT1 produces MCMDASAYNAKYLLLVLLVWSTLCALMSGICHGRNLDGSGFSDPSHWSPGGDSDDDYCLYRSWRRCGSFYERGGRNSKSDEDGGGGGAGNGGGSGHGEGYGEGEGNNGEGAMGGGGGGGEGSGNGAGYGHGSGFGVGVGFGSVGKGGGGGEGGGYGSGGAGRGSGFGMGGGNGGRGGGGGGGSGGGSSYGGGQGQGSGFGAGGGMGDLEGGGGGGGGGGGGGGGNGEGGGHGHGSGFGMGVGAGTVGIGGGGGGGGGGGEGGGNGGQGYGSGFGAGVGGIGGGKGGGGGGGGGEGSSGGGGEGHGSGFGGGTGAGGGGGGGGGGGGGGGGYGHGSGYGGGMNTSGGDTTKSEGNNHGGNNGMGIGFGMGMGMGFGFGMGSNGVDVTSHVDPNHP; encoded by the coding sequence ATGTGTATGGATGCTAGTGCTTATAATGCAAAGTATTTGCTCTTGGTTTTACTTGTTTGGAGCACTCTTTGTGCTTTGATGAGTGGTATTTGTCATGGGAGGAATTTAGATGGAAGTGGTTTTTCTGATCCTAGTCATTGGAGTCCTGGTGGGGATAGTGATGATGATTATTGTTTGTATAGAAGTTGGAGGAGATGTGGGAGTTTCTATGAGAGAGGTGGTAGAAACTCTAAAAGTGATGAGGATGGTGGAGGTGGAGGAGCAGGTAATGGTGGGGGTTCAGGACATGGTGAGGGTTACGGTGAAGGTGAAGGAAACAATGGAGAAGGTGCAATGGGTGGTGGTGGTGGAGGAGGAGAAGGTAGTGGAAATGGTGCGGGATATGGTCATGGTAGTGGTTTTGGTGTTGGGGTAGGGTTTGGAAGTGTTGGGAAAGGAGGCGGTGGTGGAGAAGGTGGTGGTTATGGTAGTGGAGGGGCAGGTCGAGGTAGTGGTTTTGGAATGGGCGGGGGTAATGGAGGACGTGGTGGTGGGGGAGGAGGAGGGAGTGGTGGTGGAAGTAGCTATGGAGGAGGCCAAGGTCAGGGCAGTGGTTTTGGAGCGGGTGGAGGAATGGGTGACTTAGAAGGAGGAGGAGGTGGAGGAGGCggcggtggtggtggtggagGAGGTAATGGAGAAGGAGGGGGACATGGTCATGGCAGTGGTTTTGGTATGGGTGTAGGTGCAGGAACAGTTGGCATTGGAGGGGGAGGGGGAGGTGGTGGAGGTGGGGGTGAAGGAGGTGGTAATGGAGGTCAAGGTTACGGTAGTGGTTTTGGTGCAGGTGTGGGTGGTATAGGAGGAGGAAAGGGTGGTGGAGGTGGAGGTGGAGGTGGAGAAGGTAGCAGTGGAGGGGGAGGTGAAGGTCATGGAAGCGGTTTTGGGGGAGGTACAGGAGCAGGAGGAGGAGGGGGAGGAGGAGgaggtggtggtggtggtggtggagGGTATGGGCATGGTAGTGGCTATGGTGGTGGCATGAATACAAGTGGAGGTGATACCACAAAAAGTGAGGGCAATAATCATGGTGGTAACAATGGCATGGGAATTGGATTTGGCATGGGCATGGGAATGGGTTTTGGTTTTGGAATGGGGAGCAATGGAGTAGATGTAACTTCTCACGTTGATCCCAACCATCCTTAG